One genomic region from Arthrobacter pigmenti encodes:
- a CDS encoding cytidine deaminase encodes MTTTTTTTGGGTREDIPWAELRKAATEAMRKAYVPYSRFPVGAAALTEDGRIVSGCNVENASYGLTLCAECSLVSALQMTGGGKLAAFSCVDGEGNALMPCGRCRQLLYEFRAPGMLLMTVSGIKTMDEVLPDAFGPQNLTEAGTAWTGSAP; translated from the coding sequence ATGACCACAACAACGACGACGACGGGCGGCGGCACGCGCGAGGACATTCCCTGGGCGGAACTCCGCAAGGCCGCGACGGAGGCGATGCGCAAGGCCTACGTCCCGTACTCAAGGTTCCCGGTGGGGGCAGCCGCACTCACCGAGGACGGGCGTATAGTTTCCGGCTGCAACGTGGAGAACGCGTCCTACGGGCTCACGCTCTGCGCGGAATGCTCCCTGGTCAGCGCGTTGCAGATGACGGGCGGCGGGAAGCTGGCCGCTTTCAGCTGCGTGGACGGCGAGGGCAATGCGCTCATGCCGTGCGGGCGGTGCCGGCAATTGCTGTACGAGTTCCGGGCACCCGGCATGTTGCTGATGACAGTCAGCGGTATCAAGACCATGGATGAGGTGCTGCCGGATGCCTTCGGGCCGCAGAACCTTACTGAAGCAGGCACCGCCTGGACAGGAAGCGCACCATGA
- a CDS encoding thymidine phosphorylase — protein sequence MTENFDAVDIIRIKRDRGTLSPAQIDWTIDAYTRGAIADEQMAALNMAILLNGMDRAEISRWTAAMIASGERMDFSALGKATSDKHSTGGVGDKITLPLAPLVAVFGVAVPQLSGRGLGHTGGTLDKLESIPGWRAQLSNDEMMAQLADVGAVICAAGAGLAPADKKLYALRDVTGTVEAIPLIASSIMSKKIAEGTGSLVLDVKVGSGAFMKDEAQARELAETMVALGTDAGVKTVALLTNMSTPLGLTAGNAIEVEESVEVLAGGGPDDVVELTVRLAQEMLSSAGMNDADPAQALRDGRAMDVWNRMIEAQGGDPRAALPVAKESETVYAPADGVLVELDALAVGVAAWRLGAGRARKEDAVQAGAGVRLHAKPGAHVRAGEPLMTLLTDTPEKFARAREALETAVVIAPDGSRPSQQLIIDRIA from the coding sequence ATGACCGAAAATTTCGACGCCGTCGACATCATCCGGATCAAGCGAGATAGAGGGACGCTGAGCCCGGCCCAGATCGACTGGACCATCGATGCCTATACCCGTGGTGCTATTGCCGACGAGCAGATGGCCGCGCTGAACATGGCCATCCTGCTGAACGGCATGGACCGCGCGGAGATCTCCCGCTGGACCGCCGCGATGATCGCCAGCGGCGAGCGGATGGACTTCTCGGCGCTTGGGAAGGCCACAAGCGACAAGCACTCCACAGGCGGGGTAGGGGACAAGATCACGCTGCCGCTGGCGCCGCTGGTTGCCGTGTTCGGCGTTGCGGTGCCGCAATTGTCCGGTAGGGGCCTTGGCCACACCGGTGGAACCCTCGACAAGCTCGAGTCCATTCCCGGGTGGCGGGCGCAGCTCTCCAATGACGAGATGATGGCCCAGCTTGCCGACGTCGGCGCCGTCATCTGTGCTGCCGGTGCAGGCCTGGCACCGGCAGACAAGAAGCTTTACGCGCTGCGGGACGTGACGGGTACCGTCGAAGCCATTCCGCTCATCGCCTCCTCGATCATGAGCAAGAAGATCGCCGAGGGGACCGGCTCGCTGGTTCTCGACGTGAAGGTCGGCAGCGGTGCCTTCATGAAGGATGAGGCACAGGCTCGCGAGCTCGCCGAAACCATGGTGGCACTCGGTACTGACGCCGGCGTGAAGACCGTTGCACTCCTGACCAACATGTCCACGCCGCTGGGGCTGACCGCGGGTAACGCAATTGAGGTGGAGGAATCCGTCGAGGTGCTCGCCGGTGGCGGACCGGACGACGTCGTTGAACTCACCGTCAGGCTGGCTCAGGAGATGCTCAGCAGCGCCGGCATGAACGACGCCGATCCAGCCCAGGCGCTCAGGGACGGCCGCGCAATGGACGTCTGGAACCGGATGATCGAGGCACAGGGCGGGGATCCGCGTGCCGCACTTCCCGTCGCCAAGGAATCGGAAACGGTGTATGCGCCGGCCGACGGCGTTCTGGTTGAACTCGATGCGCTCGCCGTCGGCGTTGCGGCCTGGCGCCTTGGTGCCGGCCGCGCGCGGAAGGAGGACGCTGTCCAGGCTGGGGCAGGGGTGCGGCTCCACGCCAAGCCGGGCGCCCACGTCCGCGCCGGCGAACCGCTGATGACGCTCCTGACTGACACCCCGGAGAAGTTTGCGCGTGCGCGCGAGGCGCTGGAAACCGCCGTCGTAATTGCGCCGGATGGATCCAGGCCGTCCCAGCAGCTCATCATCGACCGCATCGCCTGA